The Neovison vison isolate M4711 chromosome 13, ASM_NN_V1, whole genome shotgun sequence genome includes a region encoding these proteins:
- the LOC122893509 gene encoding 40S ribosomal protein S24-like, whose translation MNDTITIRTRKFMTNRLLLRKQTLIAVLHPGKGAVPKTGIWEKLAKICKIVPDVILVSGFRTHFGGGKTTGFGTIYDSSDYAYKNEPKHRLARHGLHVKKNTSGKRQKELKNRVTAVRGMAKAPAGAGDK comes from the coding sequence ATGAACGACACCATAACTATCCGGACCAGGAAGTTTATGACCAACCGACTACTTCTGCGGAAACAAACGCTCATTGCTGTTCTTCACCCTGGAAAGGGAGCAGTACCTAAGACAGGAATTTGGGAAAAACTAGCCAAAATATGCAAGATCGTACCAGATGTCATTTTAGTGTCTGGATTCAGAACCCATTTTGGTGGTGGCAAGACAACTGGCTTTGGCACGATTTATGATTCCTCGGATTATGCCTACAAAAATGAGCCCAAACATAGACTTGCAAGACACGGCCTGCATGTGAAGAAAAACACCTCAGGGAAACGGCAAAAGGAACTCAAGAACAGGGTGACGGCAGTCAGGGGGATGGCAAAAGCCCCTGCTGGCGCTGGTGACAAGTGA